The Gemmatimonadota bacterium genome contains a region encoding:
- a CDS encoding LeuA family protein, whose protein sequence is MDEQDLIHDWNAIQPTLQPDARGPVELNDETLRDGLQSPSVVDPPIEVKLELVHLMDRMGVASADIGLPGAGPRAVADVTRIAQEIVSSGLSLSPNCAARTVVADVRPVAEISQKVGIAIEACTFIGSSPVRQYAEGWTLERMLRVSEEAVTFAVREGLPVMFVTEDTTRARPDVLEALYGHAIRWGARRICLADTVGHATPAGVRALVRFVRETIVEPSGEDVKIDWHGHRDRGLGLANALAAIEAGADRIHGTALGIGERVGNVEMDLLLVNLKLLGFHDGDLSDLCTYCETVASACGVGLPHDYPVFGRDAFRTATGVHAAAIVKAQSKGDSWLADLVYSGVPAAMFGRCQEIEVGHMSGLSNVKFWLRARGYDAEDADLCERILAAAKATDHTLSEDEVVSIIGSGVGR, encoded by the coding sequence ATGGACGAACAGGACCTGATCCACGACTGGAACGCCATCCAGCCCACGCTCCAGCCGGACGCGCGTGGGCCCGTGGAGCTGAACGACGAGACGCTGCGGGACGGCCTGCAGAGCCCCTCCGTCGTGGACCCGCCCATCGAGGTCAAGCTCGAGCTCGTCCATCTCATGGACCGCATGGGCGTCGCGAGCGCGGACATCGGGCTCCCGGGCGCCGGACCGCGCGCGGTGGCGGACGTGACGCGGATCGCCCAGGAGATCGTCTCGTCCGGTCTGTCCCTGTCCCCGAACTGCGCCGCCCGTACGGTCGTGGCCGACGTGCGTCCCGTGGCCGAGATCAGCCAGAAGGTCGGCATCGCCATCGAGGCCTGCACCTTCATCGGCAGCTCGCCCGTGCGGCAGTATGCCGAGGGATGGACGCTGGAGCGTATGCTGCGGGTCTCCGAGGAGGCGGTCACGTTCGCCGTCCGCGAGGGGCTGCCGGTGATGTTCGTCACCGAGGATACGACGCGGGCGCGCCCGGACGTGCTGGAGGCGCTCTACGGGCACGCGATCCGCTGGGGCGCGCGTCGGATCTGCCTGGCGGACACGGTCGGGCACGCCACGCCCGCCGGCGTGCGTGCGCTCGTGCGCTTCGTGCGCGAGACGATCGTCGAGCCCTCCGGGGAGGACGTGAAGATCGATTGGCACGGCCACCGCGATCGGGGGCTGGGTCTGGCCAACGCCCTGGCGGCGATCGAGGCGGGGGCCGACCGCATCCACGGCACGGCGCTGGGCATCGGCGAGCGCGTGGGCAACGTGGAGATGGACCTGCTGCTCGTGAACCTGAAGCTCCTGGGATTCCACGACGGTGACCTGTCCGACCTGTGCACCTACTGCGAGACCGTGGCGTCGGCCTGCGGCGTGGGCCTCCCCCACGACTACCCCGTCTTCGGGCGCGACGCCTTCCGCACGGCCACCGGCGTGCACGCCGCCGCCATCGTGAAGGCGCAGAGCAAGGGCGATTCCTGGCTGGCCGACCTCGTCTACTCCGGTGTGCCGGCGGCCATGTTCGGCCGCTGCCAGGAGATCGAGGTCGGGCACATGAGCGGGCTGTCCAACGTGAAGTTCTGGCTGCGGGCCCGCGGCTACGATGCGGAGGACGCCGATCTGTGCGAGCGGATCCTGGCGGCGGCGAAGGCGACCGACCACACGCTCTCGGAAGACGAAGTGGTCTCGATCATCGGGAGCGGCGTTGGCCGCTAG
- a CDS encoding 3-oxoacyl-ACP reductase family protein: MPEPGPSPIHATWEPRPPDEGWRGGNGVDEASAVLDSLPQPQPAAGERAFRDRVAIISGGSSGIGRAVAVELAQRGVHIAFNYLDDGTARTRREAQAVAAELRQLEVRVLVDACDVRESADVSAFVAQAVETLGRVDILVNNAGIGRDRALWRMSDDEWRAVLQTNLDGAFFFTRAVAPHFRRQESGKIVNVASVHGLRSEFGLSNYAASKAGLIGLTRSTAVELGPANVNVNAVAPGYIRTTRLTEAVPPEILDRARERSVLGRLGDPQDVASVIVFLCSEAARHITGAVVPIDGGYLL; the protein is encoded by the coding sequence GTGCCCGAACCGGGTCCTTCCCCGATCCACGCCACCTGGGAGCCGCGTCCCCCCGACGAGGGCTGGCGGGGCGGCAACGGTGTCGACGAGGCGTCGGCCGTGCTGGACTCGCTCCCGCAGCCGCAGCCCGCGGCCGGCGAGCGTGCCTTCCGCGACCGCGTGGCCATCATCAGCGGCGGTTCCAGCGGCATCGGCCGCGCCGTGGCGGTGGAACTGGCCCAACGGGGCGTGCACATCGCCTTCAACTACCTCGACGACGGCACCGCCCGCACCCGCCGGGAGGCGCAAGCCGTCGCGGCGGAGCTGCGCCAACTGGAGGTGCGCGTCCTGGTCGACGCCTGCGACGTGCGCGAATCGGCCGACGTGTCCGCGTTCGTGGCGCAGGCGGTCGAGACGCTCGGCCGCGTCGATATCCTCGTCAACAATGCCGGGATCGGACGGGACCGGGCGCTGTGGCGGATGTCGGACGACGAATGGCGCGCCGTGCTGCAGACCAACCTGGACGGTGCGTTCTTCTTCACGCGCGCGGTGGCCCCGCACTTCCGGCGGCAGGAGTCCGGCAAGATCGTCAACGTCGCTTCGGTCCACGGCCTGCGCAGCGAGTTCGGCCTGTCCAACTACGCGGCGTCCAAGGCCGGCCTGATCGGACTCACCCGTTCGACGGCGGTGGAGCTGGGCCCGGCCAACGTCAACGTCAACGCCGTGGCCCCCGGGTACATCCGCACGACGCGGCTGACGGAGGCCGTGCCGCCCGAGATCCTGGATCGTGCGCGGGAGCGCAGCGTGCTCGGCCGCCTGGGGGATCCCCAGGACGTGGCGAGCGTGATCGTGTTCCTGTGCAGCGAGGCCGCTCGGCACATCACCGGCGCCGTGGTTCCGATCGACGGCGGCTACCTGCTGTAG
- the msrB gene encoding peptide-methionine (R)-S-oxide reductase MsrB, translating to MASNVKKSDREWQEQLTPEQYRVTRKKGTERAFTGEYWNTKTAGTYRCVCCDEPLFDSDTKYDSGTGWPSFYAPSSPDAVEEKDDRSLFMRRTEVVCASCQAHLGHVFPDGPAPTGLRYCLNSAALTLDPREAEARKPDPNVVEEQDA from the coding sequence TTGGCCTCGAACGTGAAGAAGTCCGACCGCGAGTGGCAGGAGCAGCTCACGCCCGAGCAGTACCGCGTCACGCGGAAGAAGGGGACGGAGCGGGCGTTCACCGGCGAATACTGGAACACCAAGACCGCGGGGACCTACCGCTGCGTGTGCTGCGATGAGCCCCTGTTCGACTCCGACACCAAGTACGACTCGGGAACGGGCTGGCCGAGCTTCTACGCGCCGTCCAGCCCCGACGCGGTGGAGGAGAAGGACGACCGCAGCCTGTTCATGCGGCGCACGGAGGTGGTGTGCGCGTCGTGCCAGGCGCACCTGGGGCACGTGTTCCCGGATGGGCCGGCTCCGACCGGGCTGCGTTACTGCCTGAACTCGGCCGCGCTCACGCTCGATCCGCGCGAGGCCGAGGCGAGGAAGCCGGACCCGAACGTGGTGGAGGAGCAGGACGCCTGA
- a CDS encoding DUF1499 domain-containing protein — protein sequence MMTRILRAITRNEAQTHPAAPDPRLRGRRYAIPFDRVWSAATLLADEGLPGWRVQTWNDRDGIIQAEARGGFLRRTDDVIIRITLDETAQTRVDLTSRSRSGGVDFGTNARRITTFLEALDAKLGATPAQILDAGAGRRPPSPPIGLRA from the coding sequence ATGATGACGCGAATCCTACGCGCGATCACCCGGAACGAAGCCCAGACCCACCCGGCCGCGCCCGATCCCCGTCTGCGCGGACGGCGCTACGCCATCCCGTTCGACCGCGTGTGGAGCGCGGCCACCCTCCTTGCGGACGAGGGGCTGCCGGGGTGGCGGGTCCAGACCTGGAACGACCGCGACGGGATCATCCAGGCCGAGGCCCGGGGCGGGTTCCTGCGCCGTACGGACGACGTGATCATCCGCATCACCCTGGACGAGACCGCCCAGACGCGCGTGGACCTCACCTCCCGGTCCCGCAGCGGTGGCGTGGACTTCGGCACCAACGCCCGGCGCATCACGACCTTCCTGGAGGCGCTCGACGCCAAGCTGGGCGCGACACCCGCCCAGATCCTGGATGCCGGTGCCGGCCGGCGACCGCCTTCGCCGCCGATCGGTCTGCGCGCCTGA
- a CDS encoding helix-hairpin-helix domain-containing protein — protein MTAHDRTLQGHVDGFLDRHPDGWDHHAWEGLLRDLHSNGVSVSDPADLGRQLEEERLRRWLARLELKGLGPRRADALSRTFGSVWALRQADTDAIATVPTIPRALAERIREAVARA, from the coding sequence ATGACCGCTCACGATCGGACCCTGCAGGGTCACGTTGACGGATTCCTCGACCGCCACCCCGACGGCTGGGACCACCACGCCTGGGAGGGCCTCCTGCGCGATCTCCACTCGAACGGCGTGTCGGTGTCGGATCCGGCGGACCTGGGTCGGCAGCTGGAGGAGGAGCGGTTGCGTCGCTGGCTGGCCCGGCTGGAGCTGAAGGGCCTGGGGCCGCGCCGCGCGGACGCGTTGAGCCGCACGTTCGGCTCGGTCTGGGCCCTGCGTCAGGCGGACACCGACGCGATCGCCACGGTGCCCACCATCCCGCGCGCGCTGGCCGAGCGCATCCGCGAGGCGGTGGCGCGGGCCTGA
- a CDS encoding response regulator transcription factor, giving the protein MAARPEGEARRILVVEDEADIAALVAYQLTRAGFQVQTVSSGSEALESIERQVPHLVVLDIMLSGLSGLEVLEKLRADPATREVPVLLLTALREASDRIRGLELGADDYLTKPFSPKELVLRVEAVLRRSTGTAGARGLLLRAGGLRLDPAAARAWWQDEELQLTPTEFRLLRTLLERRGRTLSRNQLLENVWEVDARVAGRLQTRTVDMHMRRLRAKLGEAGDWVRTVRGFGYRFEPPED; this is encoded by the coding sequence TTGGCCGCTAGGCCCGAGGGCGAAGCGCGGCGCATCCTCGTCGTCGAGGACGAGGCCGACATCGCCGCGCTCGTCGCCTATCAGCTCACCCGCGCCGGCTTCCAGGTCCAGACGGTCTCCTCGGGCAGCGAGGCGCTCGAATCCATCGAGCGTCAGGTCCCGCACCTCGTGGTGCTGGACATCATGCTGTCGGGTCTGTCCGGGCTGGAGGTGCTGGAGAAGCTGCGTGCCGATCCCGCGACCCGCGAGGTCCCGGTGTTGTTGCTCACCGCCCTGCGCGAGGCCTCCGACCGCATCCGGGGTCTCGAGCTGGGCGCGGACGACTACCTCACCAAGCCGTTCAGCCCCAAGGAGCTGGTGCTGCGGGTGGAGGCCGTGTTGCGCCGCAGCACGGGGACCGCAGGGGCACGCGGCCTGTTGTTGCGTGCGGGCGGGCTGCGGCTCGATCCTGCCGCCGCGCGCGCCTGGTGGCAGGACGAAGAGCTCCAGCTGACCCCGACCGAGTTCCGGCTGCTGCGCACGCTGCTGGAGCGCCGCGGGCGCACGCTCAGCCGCAACCAGTTGCTCGAGAACGTCTGGGAGGTCGACGCGCGTGTGGCGGGTCGGCTGCAGACACGCACGGTGGACATGCACATGCGGCGGCTGCGCGCCAAGCTCGGCGAGGCGGGGGACTGGGTCCGCACCGTACGCGGCTTCGGCTATCGCTTCGAGCCGCCCGAGGACTGA
- a CDS encoding sugar phosphate nucleotidyltransferase, producing the protein MKAIIPLAGKGTRLRPLTHVTPKPLIKVGGRPVMSYILDDLKALGIEEMVFIVGYLGDKVREYMEAEYPDVRVHYVVQEVQDGTAGAVKLAQPWADDELLIVFVDTLFEADLSLARSLGPEWAGAIWAKEVEDYQRFGVIITDEQGAMQRIVEKPKEPVSKLANIGLYYIRDHALLFEGIDHVLNTVNPGQGGEYYLTDAFQYMVDNGARLFTAPVGGWYDCGKADTLLETNLHLLSTGREGVHPGATVRDSQIDARARVEEGAVIEDSTLGPNVTVERGARVKDSTLRHTIVGEGTTIAGCTLSDSLIGESCDISGFGGSLSLAPHSIVRG; encoded by the coding sequence ATGAAAGCGATCATCCCGCTGGCTGGAAAGGGGACCCGCCTCCGCCCCCTCACCCATGTCACCCCCAAGCCGCTGATCAAGGTCGGCGGCCGTCCGGTGATGAGCTACATCCTGGACGACCTGAAGGCCCTGGGCATCGAAGAGATGGTGTTCATCGTGGGCTACCTGGGTGACAAGGTCCGCGAGTACATGGAGGCCGAGTATCCGGACGTCCGCGTGCACTACGTCGTGCAGGAGGTCCAGGACGGGACCGCGGGCGCGGTCAAGCTGGCCCAGCCCTGGGCGGACGACGAGCTCCTGATCGTCTTCGTGGACACGCTCTTCGAGGCCGACCTGTCCCTGGCGCGATCGCTGGGCCCGGAGTGGGCCGGCGCCATCTGGGCCAAGGAGGTGGAGGACTACCAGCGCTTCGGGGTGATCATCACCGACGAGCAGGGCGCCATGCAGCGCATCGTCGAGAAGCCCAAGGAGCCGGTCTCCAAGCTCGCCAACATCGGGCTCTACTATATCCGCGACCACGCCCTGCTGTTCGAGGGCATCGACCACGTCCTGAACACCGTGAACCCCGGTCAGGGCGGTGAGTACTATCTGACCGACGCCTTCCAGTACATGGTGGACAACGGCGCCCGACTGTTCACGGCGCCCGTGGGGGGGTGGTACGACTGCGGCAAGGCCGACACGCTGCTGGAGACCAACCTGCACCTGCTCTCCACCGGCCGGGAGGGCGTCCACCCGGGCGCGACGGTCCGCGATTCGCAGATCGATGCCCGGGCCCGCGTCGAGGAGGGTGCGGTGATCGAAGATTCGACCCTGGGGCCCAACGTCACGGTCGAACGGGGCGCGCGTGTGAAGGACAGCACGCTGCGGCACACCATCGTCGGGGAGGGAACGACCATCGCCGGGTGCACGCTCAGCGATTCCCTGATCGGCGAATCGTGTGACATCTCCGGCTTCGGGGGCTCGTTGAGCCTGGCCCCCCACTCGATCGTCCGTGGCTGA
- a CDS encoding SIMPL domain-containing protein (The SIMPL domain is named for its presence in mouse protein SIMPL (signalling molecule that associates with mouse pelle-like kinase). Bacterial member BP26, from Brucella, was shown to assemble into a channel-like structure, while YggE from E. coli has been associated with resistance to oxidative stress.) has protein sequence MSHHPHAALPLLLLALSAGGAPSAQAQMTESSPPFVEVSGTASVSVTPDLAVVTFAVETEAASAEEAAQENAERMEQVLAAVRGTGLDQLRVETHGYSLQPVYRADEKPGEMPRIAGYRALNHVEARTSAVQRSGRLIDAAIGAGANRVTGLSFRASDPEPARLEAVERAVDRARAQAEAMARALGVPLGRVLEVRGGAESPPPRPWMARSQMAMAADTPIEVGEQQISATVTVRFALGTDPEP, from the coding sequence ATGTCACACCATCCCCACGCTGCCCTGCCGCTCCTCCTCCTGGCCCTGTCCGCCGGGGGGGCCCCGTCCGCCCAGGCCCAGATGACCGAGTCGTCCCCGCCCTTCGTGGAGGTCTCCGGCACCGCCTCGGTGTCGGTCACGCCGGACCTGGCCGTCGTGACCTTCGCGGTCGAGACCGAGGCGGCCTCCGCCGAGGAGGCCGCCCAGGAGAACGCCGAGCGGATGGAGCAGGTGCTGGCGGCCGTCCGGGGCACCGGCCTCGACCAGTTGCGGGTGGAGACCCACGGCTATTCGCTCCAGCCGGTCTATCGGGCGGACGAGAAGCCGGGTGAGATGCCCCGCATCGCCGGGTATCGTGCCCTCAACCACGTGGAGGCGCGCACCTCGGCGGTCCAGCGATCCGGGCGGCTCATCGATGCCGCCATCGGCGCCGGCGCCAACCGGGTCACGGGCCTGAGCTTCCGGGCCTCCGACCCGGAGCCCGCCCGCCTGGAGGCCGTGGAGCGCGCCGTGGACCGGGCCCGGGCCCAGGCCGAGGCCATGGCACGCGCGCTCGGGGTGCCCCTGGGGCGCGTCCTCGAGGTCAGGGGCGGGGCCGAGAGCCCGCCGCCCCGGCCCTGGATGGCGCGGAGCCAGATGGCCATGGCCGCCGACACGCCCATCGAGGTGGGCGAGCAGCAGATCTCCGCCACCGTCACCGTGCGCTTCGCGCTCGGTACCGACCCCGAACCATGA
- a CDS encoding ATP-binding protein: MRTLGVRAWVTLAILVAGTTALLLGGVGWGWGLLALLVVAFAFGAAADRALDPLERRARALAVGGPQPTGVLAPVRELHDLQHELDEASETLRALQDQARREQQETAALLDATAEGVIELSEDARLVRANAAARRILEIRDARPFAPIETLVRDAALRDALETAVIRPLAPVEVTPWDRTIVVRAKALPKGGAIVTLQDLTEVRRLERVRTDFVANASHELKTPLTALRGFAESLLDDEPPPDIRRTFVESIAKNAIRLQHLVEDLLDLSRLESGGWRAELEEVDVAEVAERVWEETVEGTSRTIHFAVDGLGLAWADERAVEQIFANLFGNAIRYTPDQGRVTVTIRSGAERLQIAVADTGSGIPPESLPRIFERFYRVDPARSRAEGGTGLGLSIVAHLARGMGGSVGATSRLGDGTVITFTLPRAPDPDEGGSDAAGDPLG, encoded by the coding sequence ATGCGGACGCTCGGCGTGCGCGCGTGGGTGACCCTGGCCATCCTGGTGGCCGGGACCACGGCGCTGTTGCTCGGCGGGGTGGGATGGGGATGGGGCCTCCTCGCCCTCCTGGTGGTGGCGTTCGCCTTCGGCGCAGCCGCCGACCGCGCGCTGGATCCGCTGGAGCGGCGGGCGCGGGCGCTCGCCGTGGGCGGCCCGCAGCCCACGGGCGTGCTGGCGCCGGTGCGGGAGCTCCATGATCTGCAGCACGAGCTCGACGAGGCCTCCGAGACCCTGAGGGCGCTGCAGGATCAGGCCCGGCGCGAGCAGCAGGAGACGGCCGCGCTCCTGGATGCCACCGCCGAAGGCGTGATCGAGCTTTCCGAGGACGCGCGGCTGGTGCGCGCCAACGCGGCGGCGCGTCGCATCCTCGAGATCCGGGATGCCCGCCCGTTCGCACCCATCGAGACCCTGGTGCGGGATGCCGCGCTCCGGGATGCGCTCGAGACCGCGGTGATCCGGCCGCTCGCGCCGGTCGAGGTCACGCCGTGGGACCGCACGATCGTCGTGCGGGCCAAGGCGCTGCCCAAGGGTGGCGCCATCGTCACCCTGCAGGACCTCACCGAGGTCCGCCGCCTGGAGCGCGTGCGCACGGACTTCGTCGCCAACGCCTCCCACGAGCTGAAGACCCCGCTGACGGCCCTGCGCGGCTTCGCCGAGTCCCTCCTGGACGACGAGCCTCCGCCCGACATCCGCCGCACGTTCGTCGAGTCCATCGCCAAGAACGCGATCCGCCTGCAGCATCTCGTCGAGGACCTGCTGGACCTGTCCCGGCTGGAGTCCGGGGGCTGGCGCGCGGAGTTGGAGGAGGTGGATGTGGCCGAGGTGGCCGAGCGCGTGTGGGAGGAGACGGTGGAGGGCACGTCGCGCACCATCCACTTCGCGGTGGACGGCCTGGGGCTCGCGTGGGCGGACGAGCGGGCGGTGGAGCAGATCTTCGCCAACCTCTTCGGCAACGCCATCCGCTACACCCCCGACCAGGGTCGCGTGACCGTGACCATCCGCAGCGGAGCGGAGCGCCTCCAGATCGCTGTCGCGGACACGGGATCGGGGATCCCTCCCGAGTCGCTGCCCCGGATCTTCGAGCGGTTCTACCGCGTCGATCCCGCGCGCTCCCGGGCCGAGGGGGGGACGGGGCTGGGGCTGTCCATCGTGGCCCATCTGGCGCGGGGCATGGGCGGCTCCGTCGGGGCCACCAGCCGGCTCGGCGACGGGACCGTGATCACGTTCACGCTGCCGCGCGCGCCCGATCCGGACGAGGGTGGTTCCGACGCCGCCGGGGACCCCCTAGGTTGA
- a CDS encoding dodecin family protein: MSVAKVIEILAEGASIESAIEDAVAEAAKTVKNIRSVYVQDIQAVIADNAVQRFRVNCKITFVVGS, from the coding sequence ATGTCGGTCGCAAAGGTCATCGAGATCCTCGCCGAAGGCGCCAGCATCGAATCCGCCATCGAAGACGCCGTGGCGGAAGCCGCCAAGACCGTCAAGAACATCCGCTCGGTCTATGTGCAGGACATCCAGGCCGTGATCGCCGACAACGCGGTCCAGCGCTTCCGGGTGAACTGCAAGATCACCTTCGTCGTCGGCTCCTGA
- a CDS encoding DUF445 family protein produces the protein MSPDLVAALVTIAFGALAGGITNTVAIWMLFHPYEPPRVGRFRIGFLHGAVPKNQARLAAAIGRTVGERLLTEEDLAHILSAPEFRAAFDERLGAFLDSLLRVERGSLRSLLPDTMRPEMERLLREGVDHAVDRLQAHVQTDAFAEQVEDRAEDLYDRIRQEPLAELLTADRQTALAELSADWLRNATQGSTFRAAVREYLGRWSERLLTEERTFQEILPSGLVASVERAVAGYLPLAIQRLGRLLEDPVTRLRFQRVVHDLLRRFMQDLKFHQRVVAKLLMTDEAVDRVLGTIEREGAERLSEMLREPEMQQAMSKGVNDAFVDLLGRPVRSVLGSPGDDSVEQAIETLCDWIVRMVEDPRTRQFLVERLGLALEGLSERTWGDLLGRVPPERFAGWLVEAARTESALRLSREGLHRVASHLLDRPLGRPHDWFPDDAITRIEPALGSALWAWVQTQIPEVVHRIEVSRRVEEKVLAFPTPKMEEIVRRVTERELRLIVKLGYLLGAIVGLVLVGVNALLPRLGDLLR, from the coding sequence GTGAGTCCCGATCTGGTCGCAGCCCTGGTCACGATCGCCTTCGGCGCCCTGGCCGGTGGCATCACGAACACCGTCGCCATCTGGATGCTGTTCCATCCCTACGAGCCTCCGCGCGTCGGACGCTTCCGGATCGGCTTCCTGCACGGCGCCGTCCCCAAGAACCAGGCCCGACTCGCCGCCGCGATCGGTCGGACCGTGGGGGAGCGTCTGCTCACCGAAGAGGATCTGGCCCACATCCTGTCCGCCCCGGAGTTCCGGGCGGCCTTCGACGAGCGGCTCGGCGCTTTCCTCGATTCGCTGTTGCGGGTCGAGCGCGGCTCGCTGCGCTCGTTGCTGCCGGACACCATGCGCCCGGAGATGGAGCGGCTGCTCCGGGAAGGCGTGGACCACGCGGTGGACCGGCTACAGGCCCACGTGCAGACGGACGCGTTCGCCGAGCAGGTGGAGGATCGGGCCGAAGACCTCTACGACCGCATCCGCCAGGAACCGCTCGCCGAGCTGTTGACCGCCGACCGCCAGACCGCCCTGGCGGAGCTGTCCGCGGATTGGCTGCGGAATGCCACACAAGGATCCACCTTCCGGGCGGCGGTGCGGGAGTACCTGGGCCGGTGGTCGGAGCGCTTGCTGACGGAGGAGCGCACCTTCCAGGAGATCCTGCCGTCCGGGCTCGTGGCGTCGGTCGAGCGCGCGGTCGCGGGCTACCTCCCCCTGGCCATCCAGCGCCTGGGTCGCCTGCTCGAGGATCCGGTCACGCGCCTGCGCTTCCAGCGGGTGGTGCACGATCTGCTGCGGCGTTTCATGCAGGATCTCAAGTTCCACCAGCGCGTGGTGGCCAAGCTGCTGATGACGGACGAGGCCGTCGATCGCGTCCTCGGGACCATCGAGCGTGAGGGTGCCGAGCGCCTGAGCGAGATGCTGCGCGAGCCCGAGATGCAGCAGGCCATGTCCAAGGGCGTCAACGACGCCTTCGTGGATCTCCTGGGGCGCCCCGTACGCTCCGTGCTCGGGTCCCCCGGGGACGACAGCGTCGAACAGGCCATCGAGACGTTGTGCGATTGGATCGTCCGCATGGTGGAGGATCCGCGCACGCGACAGTTCCTCGTGGAGCGGTTGGGACTCGCGCTCGAGGGGCTCTCGGAGCGCACGTGGGGGGACCTGCTGGGGCGCGTGCCTCCGGAGCGCTTCGCCGGCTGGCTGGTGGAGGCGGCCCGCACCGAATCGGCGTTGCGCCTTTCCCGCGAAGGCCTGCACCGCGTTGCCTCGCACCTGCTGGACCGGCCCCTGGGCCGACCGCACGACTGGTTCCCCGACGACGCCATCACCCGCATCGAGCCGGCCCTGGGGTCGGCGCTGTGGGCCTGGGTGCAGACCCAGATCCCCGAGGTGGTCCACCGCATCGAGGTCTCGCGCCGGGTGGAGGAGAAGGTGCTCGCCTTCCCCACGCCCAAGATGGAGGAGATCGTGCGGCGCGTGACCGAGCGCGAGCTTCGTCTGATCGTGAAGCTCGGCTACCTGCTGGGTGCGATCGTGGGGTTGGTGCTGGTCGGAGTCAACGCGTTGCTGCCACGCCTGGGGGACCTGCTGCGCTGA
- a CDS encoding dicarboxylate/amino acid:cation symporter, translating to MPLHTKILIALGAGVLGGFIANILDLAWLQSFFVAIEPIGTAWIRMITMIVVPLVVASLLVGTASLGDIRKLGRIGGKTVLFYMSTTAVAVVIGLVLSNVVQPGSRVQPETRDSLSAQFDSQAEASMALAADKPSWVETVLEMIPRNPVQAAANMDLLPLIFFTIMFGAAITLVDTDKREAVLKVFEGINQASMVMIDWVMMLAPVAVFALIASIVSQFGFDLLQSLLIYALTVVAGLLLHVAITYMSIVKVFSKLSPMYFLRRANKAQLIAFSTSSSNATLPVTIETAEEDIGVSNEVASFVLPLGATINMDGTALYQAVAVMFIAQIYGIDLTLADQATVVLTATLASIGAAGVPSAGIITLIIVLNAVGLGAHIQAGIALILGVDRILDMLRTAVNVTGDLTASTVIARTEGEELVPRPVDHKVEIAPTR from the coding sequence GTGCCTCTTCATACCAAGATCCTCATCGCGCTGGGCGCGGGCGTACTGGGCGGGTTCATCGCCAATATCCTCGATCTGGCCTGGCTGCAGTCGTTCTTCGTGGCCATCGAGCCGATCGGCACGGCCTGGATCCGCATGATCACCATGATCGTCGTCCCCCTCGTGGTGGCCAGCCTGCTCGTGGGCACCGCCTCCCTGGGCGACATCCGCAAGCTCGGGCGGATCGGCGGCAAGACCGTGCTGTTCTACATGAGCACCACGGCGGTGGCCGTCGTGATCGGCCTCGTTCTCTCCAACGTCGTGCAACCGGGCTCGCGCGTGCAGCCCGAGACGCGTGACTCCCTCTCGGCCCAGTTCGACTCCCAGGCGGAAGCCAGCATGGCGCTGGCCGCCGACAAGCCGTCCTGGGTGGAGACCGTCCTGGAGATGATTCCGCGCAACCCGGTGCAGGCCGCGGCGAACATGGACCTGCTGCCCCTGATCTTCTTCACGATCATGTTCGGTGCGGCCATCACGCTCGTGGACACGGACAAACGCGAGGCGGTGCTCAAGGTATTCGAAGGCATCAACCAGGCCAGCATGGTCATGATCGACTGGGTCATGATGCTGGCACCCGTGGCGGTGTTCGCGCTCATCGCCTCCATCGTCAGCCAGTTCGGCTTCGATCTCCTCCAGAGCCTGTTGATCTACGCCTTGACGGTGGTGGCGGGGCTGCTGCTCCACGTCGCGATCACCTACATGTCCATCGTGAAGGTGTTCTCGAAGCTCAGCCCGATGTACTTCCTCAGGCGCGCCAACAAGGCGCAGCTCATCGCCTTCAGCACGTCCTCCTCCAACGCCACGCTTCCCGTCACCATCGAGACCGCCGAGGAGGACATCGGCGTCTCCAACGAGGTGGCCAGCTTCGTGTTGCCGTTGGGCGCCACGATCAACATGGATGGCACCGCGCTCTACCAGGCCGTGGCCGTCATGTTCATCGCACAGATCTACGGCATCGACCTCACGCTGGCGGACCAGGCCACGGTGGTCCTGACGGCCACACTGGCGTCCATCGGTGCGGCCGGTGTGCCCAGCGCGGGCATCATCACGCTGATCATCGTGCTGAACGCAGTGGGTCTGGGGGCGCACATCCAGGCGGGGATCGCGTTGATCCTGGGTGTGGACCGCATCCTGGACATGCTGCGCACGGCGGTGAACGTCACGGGAGACCTGACCGCCTCGACCGTCATTGCGCGGACGGAGGGCGAGGAGCTGGTGCCCCGCCCGGTCGATCACAAGGTCGAGATCGCGCCCACGCGCTGA